The following coding sequences lie in one Bicyclus anynana chromosome 21, ilBicAnyn1.1, whole genome shotgun sequence genomic window:
- the LOC112058353 gene encoding uncharacterized protein LOC112058353 isoform X1, which produces MTEHTEVTLRIDQEVFQVKKELLCEYSDYFRAMFSGYYVESDKQEINIDMLEPNVMSIILKYMQMGMILLSEYPLKTIGDIAVAANFLQITELIKQIQHVLDIQLNESNWLATMTVARNASYEDLEQYSAAYGLYNFNSMKPECITSIHKLVWYLSHPHLDCQNELDVFKFGLLWLYKNNQLKEILLVLACLDMQKITSKTLTDIRRTFKDYDSHLSDSLFLEIISCLFNITSKGLQISESSLCEVKIELSDKYTERVWSESLSIVKNSQPRVLKYVPVVPIWILKDDKPELRPHNVYTFDEGEGFEKYLEVADQNLWGWSMAAWGLTKLVVVCGEHGRGTKMFMQDVKVYDTLKKQWEQISAQLPFRRHAGVTSVGDLLYILGGVGEYSKEIASSNLQNENTWQHKNIPQADLSKLWVVLDTAIVYNLKDRNYRSIAKLPEPIQSPAACTHHNTVYIAAHKNIYCYEADTEVWKLVMVTDRRMTFLKSYNDYVYCMQTYFRKLYRFRPGIDDVLQPITSLANLPTAMCSLRNSLMIFTRTEDDELTVEVYKDKTANEKPRVHPIPVENMRVNDIAGSCSLVTQLPPLCRELSDYHRQHLAISD; this is translated from the exons ATGACGGAACACACGGAAGTTACCTTGCGAATTGATCAAGAAGTTTTTCAAGTAAAGAAAGAGCTTTTATGTGAATATAGTGATTATTTTCGCGCTATGTTCAGTGGGTATTATGTAGAGAGCGATAAACAGGAAATTAATAttgat ATGTTAGAGCCTAATGTAATGAGTATAATACTTAAATACATGCAAATGGGAATGATTCTTCTTTCTGAGTATCCACTCAAAACTATAGGAGATATAGCTGTTGCAGCTAATTTTCTACAGATAACAGAACTCATCAAGCAGATACAACATGTCTTAGACATTCAACTGAATGAGAGCAACTGGTTGGCGACTATGACAGTAGCCCGGAATGCTTCTTATGAAGACTTAGAACAGTATTCTGCGGCATACGGCCTATATAATTTTAACTCCATGAAGCCAGAGTGTATAACATCTATTCACAAATTGGTATGGTACCTCTCCCATCCACATTTAGATTGTCAAAATGAATTGgatgtttttaaatttggctTGCTTTGGCTTTATAAGAACAATCAGTTAAAGGAAATATTACTAGTTCTTGCTTGTTTGGATATGCAAAAGATTACAAGTAAAACTCTGACGGACATAAGGCGTACTTTTAAAGACTATGACAGTCATCTCtctgacagtttatttttagaaattataagcTGTCTCTTCAATATAACAAGTAAAGGCCTACAAATATCAGAGTCAAGTTTGTGTGAGGTTAAAATTGAATTAAGTGACAAGTACACTGAAAGGGTTTGGTCAGAGTCATTGAGTATTGTCAAAAACAGTCAACCCCGCGTTTTGAAATATGTCCCTGTAGTGCCAATATGGATTCTGAAAGATGATAAACCAGAATTAAGGCCACATAATGTGTACACGTTTGATGAGGGTGAAGGATTTGAGAAATATTTGGAAGTGGCTGACCAAAATCTTTGGGGTTGGAGTATGGCTGCTTGGGGACTGACCAAACTGGTGGTAGTTTGTGGTGAACATGGCAGAGGCACTAAGATGTTCATGCAGGATGTTAAGGTGTATGACACATTGAAAAAGCAATGGGAGCAGATTAGTGCACAGTTACCATTTAGAAGGCATGCTGGTGTCACTTCTGTGGGAGATCTGCTATATATTCTTGGAGGTGTAGGTGAATACAG TAAGGAAATCGCATCTTcaaatttacaaaatgaaaatacttGGCAACACAAAAACATACCACAGGCTGACTTGTCAAAACTCTG GGTAGTATTAGACACGGCAATTGTGTACAATTTAAAAGACAGAAACTATAGAAGTATAGCTAAGTTACCTGAGCCAATACAATCACCAGCTGCCTGCACTCATCACAATACAGTTTATATAGCAGCACACAAGAACATTTATTGTTATGAAGCTGATACAGAAGTGTGGAAACTGGTTATGGTTACAGACAGACGAATGACATTCCTCAAGTCATATAATGACTATGTCTACTGTATGCAAACCTACTTCCGGAAGCTGTACAGATTTAGACCTGGTATTGATGATGTGTTACAGCCTATAACATCCTTGGCTAATCTGCCGACTGCCATGTGCAGTTtac GCAACAGTCTAATGATCTTCACTCGGACAGAGGACGATGAACTCACAGTTGAAGTGTATAAAGATAAGACAGCAAATGAAAAGCCAAGAGTCCATCCTATACCAGTGGAAAACATGAGGGTCAACGATATAGCTGGCTCTTGTTCTTTGGTTACGCAATTGCCGCCATTGTGTAGGGAACTTTCGGATTACCACAGACAACATCTCGCAATATCAGACTAG
- the LOC112058353 gene encoding uncharacterized protein LOC112058353 isoform X5, which produces MQDPNIISIIIKFMETGIKDLNKYPLSKIIEISMAANFLQITELQQQIQEMLCFKLSESNCFEFMAVAEELCYTLLEQYSASYGLFSFKSMKPEHIPTIHKLIWYLSHPYLDSQNELHVFEFGLKWLFKNHKLDSILHIFACLDMSRVSNETLTDIKEFLGDYVNQLSDSLILEVIDCLLVLTGQELEISELSLCKHKVELCQKFSERVWSETLSVVKDSRSRLIKYVPVVPICISKKHNPELLPHSLYIFEDDKGFKEYLEVVEESLWGWNVTAWGLTRLIVVCGEYGRNTGNFIRDIKVYYTFMKKWIHFGVHLPPRRHAGVTTLGDLLYIIGGVGEQRKFLATTIVYDLKQRSCRSVANFPEAIVVPAVCTHNNKVYAAGNQNIYRHETRDDKDYWEVVVSTGGKMTHLQSYKKYIYCKKTNSRLYRFDPDVDEELERITSSSIQPALICNLGNDIKVFNQTDQDKVLIDEFKEDSLDSKPRLVSTPMENMRLNSLAGACSLIMTVPPMCADLSQYHRQYLVSE; this is translated from the exons ATGCAGGACcctaatataataagtattataattaaattcatgGAAACTGGCATAaaggatttaaataaatatcctcTTTCAAAGATTATTGAAATTTCAATGGCAGCAAATTTTCTACAAATAACAGAACTACAACAACAAATACAAGAAATGTTATGTTTCAAATTGAGTGAGAGTAACTGCTTTGAGTTTATGGCAGTTGCTGAAGAATTGTGTTATACACTACTTGAACAATACTCTGCATCATACGGACTATTCTCTTTTAAATCAATGAAGCCAGAGCACATACCAACAATTCACAAATTAATATGGTATCTCTCCCACCCATATTTGGATTCTCAAAATGAATTGCATGTTTTTGAATTTGGCTTGAAATGGCTTTTCAAGAACCATAAGTTGGATTCTATACTACACATTTTTGCTTGTTTAGATATGAGTAGAGTTTCAAATGAAACTCTGACAGATATAAAAGAATTCCTGGGTGATTACGTCAACCAACTTTCTGACAGTTTGATCTTAGAAGTTATAGATTGTCTCTTGGTTCTAACAGGTCAAGAACTGGAAATTTCAGAGTTAAGTTTGTGTAAGCACAAAGTAGAGTTATGTCAGAAGTTCTCTGAAAGAGTTTGGTCCGAAACATTAAGTGTAGTCAAAGATAGTAGATCACGCCTCATAAAATATGTCCCTGTGGTACCGATTTGTATTTCGAAAAAACATAATCCAGAATTGTTGCCACATAGTTTGTACATTTTTGAGGATGACAAAGGTTTTAAGGAATATCTGGAGGTGGTAGAGGAAAGTCTTTGGGGATGGAATGTCACTGCGTGGGGTTTGACAAGACTAATAGTTGTTTGTGGCGAGTACGGAAGGAATACAGGGAATTTTATCAGGGATATCAAGgtatattatacttttatgaAGAAATGGATACATTTCGGCGTGCATTTACCACCGAGAAGGCACGCTGGTGTCACTACTTTGGGAGATCTTCTGTATATTATTGGAGGTGTTGGCGAGCAAAG AAAATTTTTAGCCACAACCATTGTCTATGATTTAAAACAAAGGAGTTGTAGAAGCGTAGCAAACTTTCCCGAGGCAATAGTAGTTCCGGCTGTTTGTACACACAATAATAAAGTGTACGCAGCGGGGAATCAAAACATTTACCGTCACGAAACTCGTGATGACAAGGATTATTGGGAGGTGGTTGTGAGCACTGGTGGAAAAATGACGCATTTACAAtcatataaaaagtatatttattgtaagaaaACAAATTCCAGATTATATAGATTCGATCCTGATGTCGACGAAGAATTGGAACGCATAACTTCGTCTTCCATTCAACCAgctttaatttgtaatttag GTAATGATATAAAGGTTTTCAACCAGACGGACCAAGATAAAGTATTAATAGACGAGTTTAAAGAAGATTCGCTAGATTCTAAGCCAAGGCTCGTATCTACGCCAATGGAAAACATGAGGCTCAACAGCTTGGCTGGTGCTTGTTCCTTAATTATGACTGTGCCTCCTATGTGTGCAGACCTTTCGCAGTACCATAGACAATACCTCGTGTCAGAATAA
- the LOC112058353 gene encoding kelch-like protein 10 isoform X3, which translates to MTEHTEVTLRIDQEVFQVKKELLCEYSDYFRAMFSGYYVESDKQEINIDMLEPNVMSIILKYMQMGMILLSEYPLKTIGDIAVAANFLQITELIKQIQHVLDIQLNESNWLATMTVARNASYEDLEQYSAAYGLYNFNSMKPECITSIHKLVWYLSHPHLDCQNELDVFKFGLLWLYKNNQLKEILLVLACLDMQKITSKTLTDIRRTFKDYDSHLSDSLFLEIISCLFNITSKGLQISESSLCEVKIELSDKYTERVWSESLSIVKNSQPRVLKYVPVVPIWILKDDKPELRPHNVYTFDEGEGFEKYLEVADQNLWGWSMAAWGLTKLVVVCGEHGRGTKMFMQDVKVYDTLKKQWEQISAQLPFRRHAGVTSVGDLLYILGGVGEYRVVLDTAIVYNLKDRNYRSIAKLPEPIQSPAACTHHNTVYIAAHKNIYCYEADTEVWKLVMVTDRRMTFLKSYNDYVYCMQTYFRKLYRFRPGIDDVLQPITSLANLPTAMCSLRNSLMIFTRTEDDELTVEVYKDKTANEKPRVHPIPVENMRVNDIAGSCSLVTQLPPLCRELSDYHRQHLAISD; encoded by the exons ATGACGGAACACACGGAAGTTACCTTGCGAATTGATCAAGAAGTTTTTCAAGTAAAGAAAGAGCTTTTATGTGAATATAGTGATTATTTTCGCGCTATGTTCAGTGGGTATTATGTAGAGAGCGATAAACAGGAAATTAATAttgat ATGTTAGAGCCTAATGTAATGAGTATAATACTTAAATACATGCAAATGGGAATGATTCTTCTTTCTGAGTATCCACTCAAAACTATAGGAGATATAGCTGTTGCAGCTAATTTTCTACAGATAACAGAACTCATCAAGCAGATACAACATGTCTTAGACATTCAACTGAATGAGAGCAACTGGTTGGCGACTATGACAGTAGCCCGGAATGCTTCTTATGAAGACTTAGAACAGTATTCTGCGGCATACGGCCTATATAATTTTAACTCCATGAAGCCAGAGTGTATAACATCTATTCACAAATTGGTATGGTACCTCTCCCATCCACATTTAGATTGTCAAAATGAATTGgatgtttttaaatttggctTGCTTTGGCTTTATAAGAACAATCAGTTAAAGGAAATATTACTAGTTCTTGCTTGTTTGGATATGCAAAAGATTACAAGTAAAACTCTGACGGACATAAGGCGTACTTTTAAAGACTATGACAGTCATCTCtctgacagtttatttttagaaattataagcTGTCTCTTCAATATAACAAGTAAAGGCCTACAAATATCAGAGTCAAGTTTGTGTGAGGTTAAAATTGAATTAAGTGACAAGTACACTGAAAGGGTTTGGTCAGAGTCATTGAGTATTGTCAAAAACAGTCAACCCCGCGTTTTGAAATATGTCCCTGTAGTGCCAATATGGATTCTGAAAGATGATAAACCAGAATTAAGGCCACATAATGTGTACACGTTTGATGAGGGTGAAGGATTTGAGAAATATTTGGAAGTGGCTGACCAAAATCTTTGGGGTTGGAGTATGGCTGCTTGGGGACTGACCAAACTGGTGGTAGTTTGTGGTGAACATGGCAGAGGCACTAAGATGTTCATGCAGGATGTTAAGGTGTATGACACATTGAAAAAGCAATGGGAGCAGATTAGTGCACAGTTACCATTTAGAAGGCATGCTGGTGTCACTTCTGTGGGAGATCTGCTATATATTCTTGGAGGTGTAGGTGAATACAG GGTAGTATTAGACACGGCAATTGTGTACAATTTAAAAGACAGAAACTATAGAAGTATAGCTAAGTTACCTGAGCCAATACAATCACCAGCTGCCTGCACTCATCACAATACAGTTTATATAGCAGCACACAAGAACATTTATTGTTATGAAGCTGATACAGAAGTGTGGAAACTGGTTATGGTTACAGACAGACGAATGACATTCCTCAAGTCATATAATGACTATGTCTACTGTATGCAAACCTACTTCCGGAAGCTGTACAGATTTAGACCTGGTATTGATGATGTGTTACAGCCTATAACATCCTTGGCTAATCTGCCGACTGCCATGTGCAGTTtac GCAACAGTCTAATGATCTTCACTCGGACAGAGGACGATGAACTCACAGTTGAAGTGTATAAAGATAAGACAGCAAATGAAAAGCCAAGAGTCCATCCTATACCAGTGGAAAACATGAGGGTCAACGATATAGCTGGCTCTTGTTCTTTGGTTACGCAATTGCCGCCATTGTGTAGGGAACTTTCGGATTACCACAGACAACATCTCGCAATATCAGACTAG
- the LOC112058353 gene encoding uncharacterized protein LOC112058353 isoform X4 produces MTEHTEVTLRIDQEVFQVKKELLCEYSDYFRAMFSGYYVESDKQEINIDMLEPNVMSIILKYMQMGMILLSEYPLKTIGDIAVAANFLQITELIKQIQHVLDIQLNESNWLATMTVARNASYEDLEQYSAAYGLYNFNSMKPECITSIHKLVWYLSHPHLDCQNELDVFKFGLLWLYKNNQLKEILLVLACLDMQKITSKTLTDIRRTFKDYDSHLSDSLFLEIISCLFNITSKGLQISESSLCEVKIELSDKYTERVWSESLSIVKNSQPRVLKYVPVVPIWILKDDKPELRPHNVYTFDEGEGFEKYLEVADQNLWGWSMAAWGLTKLVVVCGEHGRGTKMFMQDVKVYDTLKKQWEQISAQLPFRRHAGVTSVGDLLYILGGVGEYSKEIASSNLQNENTWQHKNIPQADLSKLWVVLDTAIVYNLKDRNYRSIAKLPEPIQSPAACTHHNTVYIAAHKNIYCYEADTEVWKLVMVTDRRMTFLKSYNDYVYCMQTYFRKLYRFRPGIDDVLQPITSLANLPTAMCSLRAHVVRGASLIRLIQR; encoded by the exons ATGACGGAACACACGGAAGTTACCTTGCGAATTGATCAAGAAGTTTTTCAAGTAAAGAAAGAGCTTTTATGTGAATATAGTGATTATTTTCGCGCTATGTTCAGTGGGTATTATGTAGAGAGCGATAAACAGGAAATTAATAttgat ATGTTAGAGCCTAATGTAATGAGTATAATACTTAAATACATGCAAATGGGAATGATTCTTCTTTCTGAGTATCCACTCAAAACTATAGGAGATATAGCTGTTGCAGCTAATTTTCTACAGATAACAGAACTCATCAAGCAGATACAACATGTCTTAGACATTCAACTGAATGAGAGCAACTGGTTGGCGACTATGACAGTAGCCCGGAATGCTTCTTATGAAGACTTAGAACAGTATTCTGCGGCATACGGCCTATATAATTTTAACTCCATGAAGCCAGAGTGTATAACATCTATTCACAAATTGGTATGGTACCTCTCCCATCCACATTTAGATTGTCAAAATGAATTGgatgtttttaaatttggctTGCTTTGGCTTTATAAGAACAATCAGTTAAAGGAAATATTACTAGTTCTTGCTTGTTTGGATATGCAAAAGATTACAAGTAAAACTCTGACGGACATAAGGCGTACTTTTAAAGACTATGACAGTCATCTCtctgacagtttatttttagaaattataagcTGTCTCTTCAATATAACAAGTAAAGGCCTACAAATATCAGAGTCAAGTTTGTGTGAGGTTAAAATTGAATTAAGTGACAAGTACACTGAAAGGGTTTGGTCAGAGTCATTGAGTATTGTCAAAAACAGTCAACCCCGCGTTTTGAAATATGTCCCTGTAGTGCCAATATGGATTCTGAAAGATGATAAACCAGAATTAAGGCCACATAATGTGTACACGTTTGATGAGGGTGAAGGATTTGAGAAATATTTGGAAGTGGCTGACCAAAATCTTTGGGGTTGGAGTATGGCTGCTTGGGGACTGACCAAACTGGTGGTAGTTTGTGGTGAACATGGCAGAGGCACTAAGATGTTCATGCAGGATGTTAAGGTGTATGACACATTGAAAAAGCAATGGGAGCAGATTAGTGCACAGTTACCATTTAGAAGGCATGCTGGTGTCACTTCTGTGGGAGATCTGCTATATATTCTTGGAGGTGTAGGTGAATACAG TAAGGAAATCGCATCTTcaaatttacaaaatgaaaatacttGGCAACACAAAAACATACCACAGGCTGACTTGTCAAAACTCTG GGTAGTATTAGACACGGCAATTGTGTACAATTTAAAAGACAGAAACTATAGAAGTATAGCTAAGTTACCTGAGCCAATACAATCACCAGCTGCCTGCACTCATCACAATACAGTTTATATAGCAGCACACAAGAACATTTATTGTTATGAAGCTGATACAGAAGTGTGGAAACTGGTTATGGTTACAGACAGACGAATGACATTCCTCAAGTCATATAATGACTATGTCTACTGTATGCAAACCTACTTCCGGAAGCTGTACAGATTTAGACCTGGTATTGATGATGTGTTACAGCCTATAACATCCTTGGCTAATCTGCCGACTGCCATGTGCAGTTtac gggcccatGTAGTCCGGGGTgcatcattgatacggctgatacagcggtag
- the LOC112058353 gene encoding uncharacterized protein LOC112058353 isoform X2 — protein sequence MSQCLFFGFILSKRCKYLGTSNIKMEEVSLRIGFNIFKVNRELLCKYSDYFRTMFNGCCVEWSEKQEFNINMQDPNIISIIIKFMETGIKDLNKYPLSKIIEISMAANFLQITELQQQIQEMLCFKLSESNCFEFMAVAEELCYTLLEQYSASYGLFSFKSMKPEHIPTIHKLIWYLSHPYLDSQNELHVFEFGLKWLFKNHKLDSILHIFACLDMSRVSNETLTDIKEFLGDYVNQLSDSLILEVIDCLLVLTGQELEISELSLCKHKVELCQKFSERVWSETLSVVKDSRSRLIKYVPVVPICISKKHNPELLPHSLYIFEDDKGFKEYLEVVEESLWGWNVTAWGLTRLIVVCGEYGRNTGNFIRDIKVYYTFMKKWIHFGVHLPPRRHAGVTTLGDLLYIIGGVGEQRKFLATTIVYDLKQRSCRSVANFPEAIVVPAVCTHNNKVYAAGNQNIYRHETRDDKDYWEVVVSTGGKMTHLQSYKKYIYCKKTNSRLYRFDPDVDEELERITSSSIQPALICNLGNDIKVFNQTDQDKVLIDEFKEDSLDSKPRLVSTPMENMRLNSLAGACSLIMTVPPMCADLSQYHRQYLVSE from the exons ATGAGCCagtgtttattttttggttttatatTATCCAAACGCTGTAAGTACCTAGGTACATCAAATATAAAAATGGAAGAGGTTTCTTTAAGAAttggttttaatattttcaaagtgaACAGAGAGCTTTTGTGTAAGTATAGCGACTACTTTCGGACAATGTTTAATGGATGTTGCGTTGAATGGAGCGAAAAACaggaatttaatataaat ATGCAGGACcctaatataataagtattataattaaattcatgGAAACTGGCATAaaggatttaaataaatatcctcTTTCAAAGATTATTGAAATTTCAATGGCAGCAAATTTTCTACAAATAACAGAACTACAACAACAAATACAAGAAATGTTATGTTTCAAATTGAGTGAGAGTAACTGCTTTGAGTTTATGGCAGTTGCTGAAGAATTGTGTTATACACTACTTGAACAATACTCTGCATCATACGGACTATTCTCTTTTAAATCAATGAAGCCAGAGCACATACCAACAATTCACAAATTAATATGGTATCTCTCCCACCCATATTTGGATTCTCAAAATGAATTGCATGTTTTTGAATTTGGCTTGAAATGGCTTTTCAAGAACCATAAGTTGGATTCTATACTACACATTTTTGCTTGTTTAGATATGAGTAGAGTTTCAAATGAAACTCTGACAGATATAAAAGAATTCCTGGGTGATTACGTCAACCAACTTTCTGACAGTTTGATCTTAGAAGTTATAGATTGTCTCTTGGTTCTAACAGGTCAAGAACTGGAAATTTCAGAGTTAAGTTTGTGTAAGCACAAAGTAGAGTTATGTCAGAAGTTCTCTGAAAGAGTTTGGTCCGAAACATTAAGTGTAGTCAAAGATAGTAGATCACGCCTCATAAAATATGTCCCTGTGGTACCGATTTGTATTTCGAAAAAACATAATCCAGAATTGTTGCCACATAGTTTGTACATTTTTGAGGATGACAAAGGTTTTAAGGAATATCTGGAGGTGGTAGAGGAAAGTCTTTGGGGATGGAATGTCACTGCGTGGGGTTTGACAAGACTAATAGTTGTTTGTGGCGAGTACGGAAGGAATACAGGGAATTTTATCAGGGATATCAAGgtatattatacttttatgaAGAAATGGATACATTTCGGCGTGCATTTACCACCGAGAAGGCACGCTGGTGTCACTACTTTGGGAGATCTTCTGTATATTATTGGAGGTGTTGGCGAGCAAAG AAAATTTTTAGCCACAACCATTGTCTATGATTTAAAACAAAGGAGTTGTAGAAGCGTAGCAAACTTTCCCGAGGCAATAGTAGTTCCGGCTGTTTGTACACACAATAATAAAGTGTACGCAGCGGGGAATCAAAACATTTACCGTCACGAAACTCGTGATGACAAGGATTATTGGGAGGTGGTTGTGAGCACTGGTGGAAAAATGACGCATTTACAAtcatataaaaagtatatttattgtaagaaaACAAATTCCAGATTATATAGATTCGATCCTGATGTCGACGAAGAATTGGAACGCATAACTTCGTCTTCCATTCAACCAgctttaatttgtaatttag GTAATGATATAAAGGTTTTCAACCAGACGGACCAAGATAAAGTATTAATAGACGAGTTTAAAGAAGATTCGCTAGATTCTAAGCCAAGGCTCGTATCTACGCCAATGGAAAACATGAGGCTCAACAGCTTGGCTGGTGCTTGTTCCTTAATTATGACTGTGCCTCCTATGTGTGCAGACCTTTCGCAGTACCATAGACAATACCTCGTGTCAGAATAA